The Cervus canadensis isolate Bull #8, Minnesota chromosome X, ASM1932006v1, whole genome shotgun sequence genome contains a region encoding:
- the LOC122435378 gene encoding cyclin-dependent kinase 2-associated protein 1-like, with product MATSSQYRQLLSDYGPPSLGYTQGTGNSQVPQSKYAKLLAIIEELGKEIRPTYAGSKSAMERLKQGIIHARGLVRECLAETERNARS from the coding sequence ATGGCCACGTCTTCACAGTACCGCCAGCTGCTGAGTGACTACGGGCCGCCATCTCTAGGCTACACCCAGGGTACTGGGAACAGCCAGGTGCCCCAGAGCAAATATGCCAAGCTGCTGGCCATCATCGAAGAGCTGGGGAAGGAGATCAGACCCACCTACGCGGGCAGCAAGAGTGCGATGGAGAGACTAAAACAAGGCATCATCCATGCCCGAGGATTGGTGCGGGAGTGCCTGGCTGAAACGGAACGAAACGCAAGGTCCTAG